The bacterium genome contains a region encoding:
- a CDS encoding O-antigen ligase family protein yields the protein MFIEKTFQKIFSLTIRQEVLVFLGGILLGYLTFKISTLLIFAVLGIFFFCYLFVNPTFGILAVLGFIPMGILGTLTSADIPVVLSLIRFLGMGAAAAWIVNLSLKKIDLVYTPMTNYILFFGAIAFISFWFATSKGAAFGALFVVANQIIYYFLVINTIKTEKLLKIFIWTMVISNGLLALFGIIQFLGANPFKELVATAGGELTRISGTTGDANWLAMLVVMIVPITIYWFIAETTPWKKTLLLWAAILQILTTTFTYSRMAALGLGLMCLMIMIKQKVKPSTVFAVIGLSSIIAPLLPAAYWDRVYSTVFLEADFAISVRFELQKAALKMITDYPLLGVGIGNFGINLFRGYLDVAKVYGGAIHTVEAFTLTGAHNLYLDTAANMGLLGLAALVALIVYTWKEMKRFQRFFKETNNLPLMNLCHGLEVSLVVFCFCSFFLHSLSTKYFWILFSITAAIRYIYAPLKKL from the coding sequence ATGTTTATAGAAAAAACTTTTCAGAAGATATTTTCACTAACCATCAGACAAGAAGTATTAGTATTTTTAGGAGGAATACTTTTAGGATATCTCACCTTTAAGATTTCTACTCTTCTTATCTTTGCCGTTTTAGGGATCTTTTTCTTTTGTTATCTCTTTGTTAATCCTACTTTTGGCATTTTAGCAGTCTTAGGTTTTATTCCCATGGGTATATTAGGAACCCTTACCTCAGCTGATATTCCTGTAGTTTTGTCTTTGATTAGATTTTTAGGTATGGGCGCAGCGGCAGCTTGGATAGTAAATCTATCTTTAAAGAAAATAGATCTTGTCTATACGCCTATGACTAACTATATTCTTTTTTTTGGAGCCATAGCTTTTATTTCTTTCTGGTTTGCTACTTCTAAAGGAGCTGCTTTTGGAGCCTTATTTGTAGTGGCCAACCAGATTATCTACTATTTTTTAGTAATTAATACTATTAAGACGGAAAAATTATTAAAAATCTTTATTTGGACCATGGTTATTTCTAATGGATTATTGGCCTTATTTGGAATTATTCAGTTTTTAGGGGCAAATCCTTTTAAGGAATTAGTAGCTACCGCAGGAGGGGAACTAACTAGAATTTCTGGAACCACAGGAGATGCTAATTGGTTAGCTATGTTGGTGGTAATGATTGTGCCCATTACTATTTACTGGTTTATTGCTGAAACTACTCCTTGGAAAAAAACATTACTTCTTTGGGCGGCCATACTCCAAATATTAACGACTACTTTTACTTATTCTCGAATGGCTGCCTTAGGATTAGGACTGATGTGTTTAATGATTATGATTAAACAAAAGGTTAAGCCTTCTACTGTCTTTGCAGTAATAGGACTTTCATCTATTATAGCTCCTCTTCTTCCTGCTGCTTATTGGGATAGAGTTTATTCTACCGTCTTTTTGGAAGCAGATTTTGCTATTTCGGTAAGGTTTGAGCTTCAAAAAGCAGCTTTAAAGATGATCACAGATTACCCTCTCTTAGGAGTAGGGATTGGAAATTTTGGAATTAATTTATTTAGGGGTTATTTAGACGTAGCCAAAGTATATGGAGGAGCAATTCATACAGTAGAAGCTTTTACCTTAACGGGAGCTCATAATTTATATTTAGATACAGCCGCTAATATGGGATTGTTAGGATTGGCGGCTTTAGTAGCTTTAATTGTCTATACCTGGAAAGAGATGAAAAGATTTCAAAGATTCTTTAAAGAAACTAATAATCTTCCCCTGATGAACTTATGTCATGGCTTAGAAGTTTCCTTAGTGGTCTTTTGTTTTTGTAGCTTCTTCCTTCACTCCTTATCGACTAAGTATTTTTGGATCTTATTTTCTATCACCGCTGCAATAAGGTATATTTATGCTCCTTTAAAAAAATTATAA
- a CDS encoding polysaccharide export protein: MIKTKRLLILFFFLNLSIILGFFLPKAEAEQYITSGYIIGSPDVLDITVWGHRDLAKVVTVAPDGLISFPLVGEIHVAGLTTSQTEDKIRAFLAKDYLVDPKVTVTIAEYKSKRFFIFGEIRRVGNFPLEKDITLLRAISIAGGFTEFAAPSRVRLLRKKGASGYITIKLNIHDIIKEKRGQGDILLKTDDIILVPESIL, from the coding sequence ATGATAAAGACAAAAAGACTTTTAATCTTATTCTTTTTTTTAAACTTATCAATTATTTTGGGTTTTTTTCTACCTAAGGCAGAAGCTGAACAATACATAACAAGTGGATATATTATTGGTTCGCCTGATGTTTTAGATATTACTGTTTGGGGTCATAGAGATTTAGCCAAGGTGGTTACAGTAGCTCCAGATGGTTTAATCTCTTTTCCTTTAGTTGGAGAAATCCATGTAGCTGGTCTGACTACTTCTCAAACGGAAGATAAGATTAGAGCATTTTTAGCTAAGGATTATCTTGTAGATCCTAAAGTTACTGTAACGATAGCTGAGTATAAAAGTAAAAGATTCTTTATTTTTGGGGAAATAAGAAGAGTTGGCAATTTCCCTTTAGAAAAAGATATTACTCTTTTAAGAGCTATTTCTATAGCTGGTGGTTTTACAGAATTTGCCGCTCCTTCGAGAGTTCGCTTGTTGAGAAAGAAAGGAGCAAGTGGCTATATTACCATTAAATTAAATATTCATGATATTATTAAAGAAAAGAGAGGTCAAGGGGATATTTTACTTAAGACAGATGATATTATTCTTGTTCCTGAGAGTATTTTATAA
- a CDS encoding CpsD/CapB family tyrosine-protein kinase: MKGRDSFLERDGQAKIVTKPSPKSSFFGSFYNLYDQLRLIIKRQGIKKIMVASAVPGEGKTTIAINIALSFATMAGRNTLLVDANLKYPGIHKIFSLDKNGGLTDVLLGELELEEALKKVKSSNLTIITAGRSLQNPAGLLGSEKMKWTIQRLSSMFDLVVYDTHAITASSSALMLSPLVDGIVMVVHSGKTRREIVQLACSSIRNTEGNILGVVLNNREYYIPNYVYKIL, translated from the coding sequence ATGAAAGGAAGAGATAGTTTTTTGGAACGTGATGGACAAGCTAAGATTGTTACCAAACCTAGTCCCAAATCTTCTTTCTTTGGAAGTTTTTATAATTTATACGATCAGTTAAGGCTGATTATAAAACGTCAAGGTATAAAAAAGATTATGGTGGCTAGCGCCGTTCCCGGGGAAGGAAAGACGACCATAGCTATCAATATAGCTCTTTCTTTTGCCACAATGGCTGGTAGAAATACTTTATTAGTCGATGCTAATTTAAAATATCCAGGGATACATAAAATATTTAGTTTAGATAAGAATGGTGGCCTTACTGATGTTTTACTTGGAGAATTAGAATTAGAAGAAGCTCTTAAAAAGGTTAAATCTAGCAATCTAACTATTATCACCGCCGGTAGATCTTTACAAAATCCGGCTGGTTTATTAGGTAGTGAAAAAATGAAATGGACGATTCAACGGCTAAGTTCTATGTTTGATTTAGTTGTTTATGATACTCATGCCATTACTGCTTCGAGTAGTGCTTTAATGCTAAGTCCCTTAGTTGATGGGATAGTTATGGTGGTACATTCTGGCAAGACGAGAAGGGAGATAGTTCAATTAGCTTGTTCTTCAATAAGAAATACTGAGGGAAATATTTTAGGAGTAGTCTTAAACAACCGCGAATATTATATACCTAATTATGTCTATAAGATCTTATAA
- the nifS gene encoding cysteine desulfurase NifS has translation MEVYLDNNATTKVDPEVLEEMMPYFSETYGNPSSIHHFGRKAREAVDKGREQVARLLGAQPEEIIFTSGGTESDNLAIKGYLLANPKKGKHLITSAIEHSAVLNSCQELKKQGYDLTIISVNEEGLVNLEEIKEAIRDETVLISIMHANNEVGSIQPLLEIAEIVKNYDLGFHVDAVQSVGKIGLNVKNLNVDLLSLSGHKLYGPKGVGALYIRKGIKVKSLQQGGHHERNIRAGTENVPGIVGLGKACEIAGKNLEKTNAYISNLRNKLYRGIKEKISEIKLNGNIERSLLNTLNISFAYVEGESLLLRLDNKGISCSAGSACASESLKPSHVLMAMNVPSNMIQGSLRFSLGKYNREEEIEYTLNILPKIVQELREMSPLYQKKDR, from the coding sequence GTGGAGGTATATCTTGATAATAACGCTACCACAAAAGTAGATCCCGAAGTCTTAGAAGAGATGATGCCTTATTTTAGTGAAACTTATGGAAATCCTTCCAGTATTCACCATTTTGGAAGAAAGGCAAGAGAAGCAGTAGATAAAGGCCGAGAACAAGTAGCGAGACTTTTAGGCGCTCAGCCTGAAGAAATAATATTTACCAGTGGTGGAACGGAATCTGATAATTTAGCAATCAAAGGATATTTATTAGCTAATCCCAAAAAAGGGAAACATCTTATTACTTCGGCTATTGAACACTCGGCCGTATTAAATTCTTGTCAGGAGCTAAAAAAACAAGGTTATGATTTAACTATAATTTCCGTAAATGAAGAAGGTCTCGTTAATTTAGAAGAGATAAAAGAAGCAATTAGAGACGAAACAGTCCTTATCTCTATTATGCACGCTAACAATGAAGTAGGTTCTATCCAACCTCTTTTAGAAATAGCAGAGATTGTTAAAAACTATGACCTTGGTTTTCATGTGGATGCTGTTCAAAGTGTGGGAAAGATAGGTTTGAATGTTAAGAATTTAAATGTAGACTTACTATCTCTTTCTGGCCATAAATTATATGGGCCTAAAGGGGTAGGAGCTCTTTATATTCGAAAAGGAATTAAGGTTAAATCTCTCCAGCAAGGAGGTCATCACGAAAGAAATATTAGAGCCGGCACGGAAAATGTTCCAGGAATTGTGGGCTTAGGAAAGGCTTGTGAAATTGCCGGGAAAAACTTAGAAAAGACAAATGCTTATATTTCTAATCTTCGGAATAAGTTATATAGAGGAATAAAGGAAAAGATTTCAGAGATCAAGTTAAATGGAAACATAGAAAGATCCCTCCTTAATACCTTAAATATTTCTTTTGCCTATGTAGAAGGAGAATCTTTGTTGTTAAGATTAGACAATAAAGGGATAAGCTGCTCGGCTGGTTCTGCTTGTGCTTCCGAAAGTCTAAAGCCATCCCATGTCTTAATGGCTATGAATGTGCCTTCGAATATGATTCAAGGTTCTCTCAGGTTTAGTTTAGGAAAATACAATCGAGAAGAAGAGATAGAATATACCTTGAATATTTTACCAAAGATAGTTCAAGAATTGCGAGAAATGTCACCTTTATATCAAAAGAAAGATAGATAG